One region of Ahniella affigens genomic DNA includes:
- a CDS encoding sigma 54-interacting transcriptional regulator — MSAHDHALTDDTLSAPAHRRRLAKQTCLGLTILWHPDRHRIGAQAALPLDTNTEFTVNRLAPIFHAANRQQSEPLAHRSVSRQPLLFHTQRDGGVRITVPDSRMLVRVQGRMINHQIDLDAAALTQGVVIELGEQLVLCLGTILCIPDREPDLGLIGVSHLMSNIRSLVRQMARSELPVLVLGESGTGKELIARALHASSQRHAHALVSVNMAALSEQLAAADLFGAIKGAYTGATQGRRGFFAEAQGGSLFLDEIGDAPALVQPMLLRALETGEYRPVGASRSEHSTARVIAATDRALADGSFNVPLLRRLEALVIQVPPLRLRREDLGVLVRHVLEQENAVEPSLFDARDLAALALFDWPGNVRQLVHVVRRLLLARRSQMPVTVASVLADLPKPQRLSATAAPTPHAVNEPAVESTKGRSYRDPRSVDDAALCASLAACGWCVRDAAEQLGVSRTSFYALLQKSKLVRQPAQIPTDELRAVMRQFPDQLDAWAAALKTPKESLRRFVQQLPREH; from the coding sequence ATGAGCGCCCACGACCATGCGCTGACTGACGACACGCTGTCTGCACCGGCACATCGCCGACGCCTGGCCAAGCAGACTTGCCTCGGTCTGACCATTCTTTGGCATCCCGATCGCCATCGCATCGGCGCCCAAGCCGCGCTGCCTTTGGACACCAACACCGAGTTCACCGTCAACCGGCTCGCGCCCATCTTCCATGCCGCCAATCGGCAACAGAGCGAGCCATTGGCGCACCGGTCGGTGTCACGCCAGCCGCTGCTGTTTCACACCCAACGCGACGGCGGCGTACGCATCACCGTCCCGGACAGCCGCATGCTGGTGCGGGTGCAGGGGCGGATGATCAATCACCAGATCGATCTGGACGCCGCAGCACTTACTCAAGGCGTCGTCATTGAACTGGGCGAGCAGTTGGTGTTGTGCCTGGGCACGATCCTATGCATTCCCGATCGCGAGCCGGATCTCGGCCTCATTGGCGTCAGCCATTTGATGTCGAACATTCGAAGCCTGGTCCGGCAAATGGCGCGCAGTGAGCTGCCGGTCCTGGTTCTCGGCGAGAGCGGCACCGGCAAAGAATTGATCGCGCGTGCCTTGCACGCGAGCAGCCAGCGCCATGCCCACGCGTTGGTCAGCGTCAACATGGCAGCCCTCAGCGAACAACTGGCCGCCGCGGATTTGTTCGGCGCCATCAAAGGCGCTTACACCGGCGCCACCCAGGGCCGGCGTGGCTTTTTTGCCGAAGCCCAAGGCGGCAGCTTGTTCCTCGACGAGATCGGCGATGCGCCCGCGCTCGTGCAACCGATGCTGCTGCGCGCTCTGGAAACCGGCGAATACCGTCCGGTTGGCGCCAGTCGCAGCGAGCACAGCACGGCTCGGGTGATTGCGGCCACCGATCGCGCGCTCGCCGATGGCAGCTTCAATGTGCCGTTGCTGCGACGACTGGAGGCGCTCGTGATCCAAGTGCCGCCGCTGCGCTTGCGCCGCGAGGATCTGGGCGTACTGGTTCGTCATGTGCTCGAACAAGAGAACGCCGTCGAACCATCGCTGTTTGATGCCCGTGACCTGGCCGCGCTCGCGCTGTTCGACTGGCCTGGCAACGTGCGGCAACTGGTTCATGTGGTGCGCCGTTTGCTGCTGGCACGGCGCAGCCAAATGCCCGTGACGGTGGCGTCCGTGCTTGCTGATCTACCGAAGCCTCAGCGCCTGTCCGCGACGGCTGCGCCGACCCCGCACGCCGTCAATGAGCCAGCAGTCGAATCGACCAAAGGCCGCTCGTATCGCGACCCGCGTTCGGTCGACGATGCGGCACTGTGCGCATCGCTCGCCGCCTGCGGGTGGTGTGTACGCGATGCAGCCGAGCAGCTCGGCGTGTCGCGCACGTCGTTCTATGCGTTGCTGCAGAAGAGCAAACTCGTCCGCCAGCCGGCACAGATCCCGACCGACGAACTGCGCGCCGTGATGCGCCAATTTCCAGATCAATTGGACGCCTGGGCCGCGGCGCTGAAGACGCCGAAAGAGAGTTTGCGCCGCTTTGTACAACAGCTGCCGCGCGAGCATTGA